From Temnothorax longispinosus isolate EJ_2023e chromosome 3, Tlon_JGU_v1, whole genome shotgun sequence, one genomic window encodes:
- the Mol gene encoding dual oxidase maturation factor 1 translates to MKGWFDAFRSDGGPTLYSYSNRTPVTGDVPLVIVFVIFGTLFTAFLVIFPGVRKERLTTFLTVTLSLFVGATIQVAQYGSSWHTSSATIVSSYSAFSRHKATADIGGYIGLMHINITYRLSPGSEQTSGDVEYNERFWWRSAGEMTSAFKQALYQGAPFPIVSLAEYFSLHQEGFSWGSRYREAGYYASIMLWTSFASWLMMNLLLMVVPRYGAYGMIFTGLCMLLTNLIYTALLPCEPLIAHIEGSILSFNLGWNYWLVLSAGAACLFAGLVITAIDMIFPHQFSTILEVDYDTPYDRHVIIEESFDTRNVRRKVPKIEDSFGDRIMSQLSSKLQNRHAAKDDTEGVINRGYTSHELSEFPQEIGDEPGKSNWSYPFPPATRRTVNG, encoded by the exons ATGAAGGGATGGTTCGATGCCTTTCGCAGCGACGGCGGCCCGACGCTCTACAGCTACAGCAACCGCACTCCCGTCACCGGTGACGTGCCCCTGGTTATCGTATTCGTGATATTCGGCACCCTGTTCACCGCGTTTCTAGTCATATTCCCAGGCGTCAGGAAAGAG CGGTTAACCACATTTCTCACGGTTACCCTGAGCCTCTTCGTGGGTGCGACGATTCAAG TGGCGCAATACGGCTCATCCTGGCATACGAGCTCCGCTACCATTGTCAGCTCTTACAGCGCTTTCTCCAGGCATAAGGCAACGGCCGACATCGGCGGTTACATCGGTTTGATGCACATCAATATAACGTACAGGT TATCGCCAGGTAGCGAGCAGACGAGCGGCGATGTCGAGTACAACGAACGGTTCTGGTGGCGGAGTGCCGGCGAGATGACCAGCGCCTTCAAGCAGGCTCTTTATCAGGGCGCGCCGTTCCCCATCGTCTCCTTGGCGGAATACTTCAGTCTTCATCAGGAGGGCTTCTCCTGGGGCTCGCGGTATCGCGAAGCTGGATACTACGCCTCGATTATGCTGTG GACTTCTTTCGCCTCGTGGCTAATGATGAACTTGCTACTTATGGTGGTGCCGCGGTATGGGGCATACGGCATGATTTTTACGGGTTTGTGCATGCTGCTAACGAACCTGATCTATACGGCACTTTTACCATGCGAGCCTCTGATAGCTCACATCGAGGGCTCGATTCTCTCCTTCAACCTAGGCTGGAACTACTGGTTGGTGCTATCAGCCG GTGCCGCGTGCCTCTTCGCGGGACTCGTAATAACAGCTATAGACATGATCTTTCCTCATCAATTCTCGACCATACTCGAGGTCGACTATGACACGCCGTATGACAGACATGTCATTATAGAGGAGAGTTTCGATACGCGGAACGTTAGGCGGAAAGTCCCCAAGATTGAGGATTCGTTCGGAGATCGAATAATGAG tCAACTGTCGTCGAAACTTCAGAATAGGCACGCCGCTAAGGATGACACCGAGGGTGTCATTAATCGGGGCTACACGTCGCACGAGCTGTCCGAATTCCCACAAGAAATCGGCGACGAGCCCGGCAAGAGTAACTGGTCATATCCATTCCCGCCAGCCACGCGCAGAACCGTTAATGGCTAA